Proteins encoded within one genomic window of Bacillota bacterium:
- a CDS encoding enoyl-CoA hydratase-related protein: MGGAAVPVSVDQKVATITLNRPEVLNALDATMARELVRALETCAAEEAVRAVILTGAGRGFCAGGDMKAAWEHVRGGGDPRTFFAELTMLLHRAIVDLRLMEKPVIAAINGSTGGAGMSLAGACDLRLAAEGAKFRQAYTSIGLVPDGGWTVIVAQILGYARASELVLLDPVFDAPKAYEWGFVHEVVPADALAGRARDLARQLASGATSAYGGAKALLNAAFLPALETQLERERQRIMTQGASQEFLDRLVAFVERRGTSATARPT; this comes from the coding sequence ATGGGTGGCGCAGCGGTGCCGGTCTCGGTGGATCAGAAGGTAGCGACGATCACCTTGAATCGCCCCGAGGTGCTCAACGCCCTTGACGCCACGATGGCCCGAGAACTGGTGCGGGCACTGGAAACGTGTGCGGCGGAAGAGGCCGTGCGGGCGGTGATCCTCACCGGCGCCGGCCGGGGATTTTGCGCGGGTGGGGACATGAAGGCCGCCTGGGAGCACGTCCGGGGCGGAGGCGATCCCCGGACGTTCTTTGCTGAACTGACCATGCTGCTGCACCGCGCCATCGTCGACCTGCGCCTGATGGAGAAGCCCGTCATCGCCGCCATCAACGGATCCACCGGGGGAGCCGGGATGAGCCTGGCCGGCGCCTGTGACTTGCGCCTTGCAGCAGAAGGCGCGAAGTTCAGGCAGGCTTACACCTCGATAGGCCTGGTGCCGGACGGCGGGTGGACCGTGATCGTGGCCCAGATTCTCGGGTACGCCAGGGCATCGGAGCTGGTGCTCCTCGACCCTGTCTTCGACGCCCCGAAGGCGTACGAGTGGGGCTTCGTCCATGAGGTCGTGCCCGCCGATGCCCTTGCAGGCCGAGCGCGCGACCTGGCGCGTCAGCTCGCTTCTGGCGCCACGTCAGCGTATGGCGGCGCAAAGGCCCTGCTCAACGCTGCTTTCTTACCGGCGCTGGAAACCCAACTCGAGCGGGAGCGGCAGCGGATAATGACCCAGGGGGCGAGCCAGGAGTTCCTGGATCGGCTCGTCGCCTTCGTCGAAAGGCGGGGCACC